A single genomic interval of Tursiops truncatus isolate mTurTru1 chromosome 1, mTurTru1.mat.Y, whole genome shotgun sequence harbors:
- the C1H1orf167 gene encoding LOW QUALITY PROTEIN: uncharacterized protein C1orf167 homolog (The sequence of the model RefSeq protein was modified relative to this genomic sequence to represent the inferred CDS: inserted 6 bases in 5 codons; substituted 1 base at 1 genomic stop codon), protein MELRPDTSHKENVPPRPATPLRPGKRLRGSGSEVAGVKSPRVAAQRPFPRQSVLFLEQWRLRKSLASTHGRWVPVGQAESRGAATTPSPGAALCQEPCRVQSNLTSPSLGLALRDTPGXLTNSSFRQQSNSQPLAGRPQGRPQAFAIQQSDLSVRETSESFWPHRMPGGSPLPRGPLASPASHPRWSQLLSTNTPCPDIGPAAGLGPLKGHTRPDPRSQCGLVPRMGEPLILQDLAAPAQSRTRAPSQVAIHQLLASVQRLEREAVRLRCQASWEPPGPVQQESWTRAGQILPAHPQPSQPVLASWDERRKHTQGFRETAGFPEAPGVQDGLSDSQASSKSASLETALEMLPGVALDPEQGVLPAHPVRRGEKCSPGTTYGRGQREDPXAPSRAGSREARLCSSASSSSARGILPGQQGGDRTPWEQVGSEEERPASGLPDTAPARSALQGEARGTCEAVLHSFPCPQELSCLGFPRLALHRGKFSRGAASSPAAAWSITLHAGKATRVLLSPQLSLGLGTGPIPWSAWSVPSRQWLSRCFRAWRHWVQRRRPVAAAMALGCRQLLRRGLRAPRWTLWLREAQLAAAWGQHTQALLARTFQKVRGLQVGPWGGDEVPVCLGRRLSWGADAAWVSPLDTWCQRAWLCSGEWLAQGLSGVSGTWREAVAAVITMSTCTFSWLSRCFGAWQRFAQGGTRYRDHMANXRAGTLRMCLQQWVQTKQLQASDGAKVTQLSLCWREAGERVAGRGAPSLSHPSKQRHLSSFCSRPVDLCMLVVGGDGIGSFLGDAAWQAWEGPEGSLEQQALAQALPREQGRRSLQEAGRKLGAAHHRALLLWRTQLSQRQRAEQVSHGAWHPVVPSRHGAGGGSLGTLSVIEQRAVGDRECSFFEGVQQRALRHSLRGWRLRAWDPGSARTTLAPAVLGGVLGGKALPGCRTPRSSLEQASRAPALLEVFRVSFLWAAGRQQQGRHLLLWQAQAQQSRGVARWHQRTLQRRVDTPLPNILLGWSHWATAQGARRELAACRAWNQSCRAVLGLWRQQLVHQQETEQWAREXGWGQQRRALGHWHCCWQRQQLLREKYQRCVRARLQGLRRAVFRGWQEAAACQRPTVAGPEQLLLQSRFQAWCGVVRGTGMPRAKGPAFQDGLRRWAPGATFASEAPEAAARPQEQRVAQASFSCWRSQEQGHQVDSKLRRAGPSRPALQGDREPPLGPASQLQLLGRGSAPYGARRGPSSETKDLEGKGEAEQRGRDALCCQDTHQGLSPQEEVPAALAPXGTASPAPGFPAGQXPGSCMAALGFQAFETRHQRLAARGLRGRASSSGRPRSRQEATRAPVLGGLGVKQGAQQQL, encoded by the exons ATGGAGCTGAGACCTGACACCAGCCACAAGGAGAATGTGCCCCCCAGGCCGGCCACCCCCCTGAGGCCAGGCAAGAGGCTCAGGGGATCTGGGTCAGAGGTGGCAGGAGTGAAGTCCCCTCGGGTAGCAGCCCAGCGGCCCTTTCCCAGACAG TCTGTCCTCTTTTTAGAGCAATGGAGACTCCGGAAGAGCCTGGCCAGTACACATGGCCGGTGGGTGCCCGTGGGCCAGGCCGAGAGCAGGGGGGCTGCCACCACACCATCCCCGGGGGCAGCGCTGTGCCAGGAGCCCTGCCGAGTCCAGAGCAACCTGACCAGCCCCAGCCTGGGCCTCGCCCTGAGGGACACGCCTG AGCTGACCAACTCAAGCTTCCGACAGCAGAGCAACTCTCAGCCCCTGGCCGGGAGGCCCCAAGGAAGACCCCAGGCGTTTGCCATCCAGCAGAGCGACTTGAGTGTCAGGGAGACGAGC GAAAGCTTCTGGCCGCACAGGATGCCCGGGGGAAGCCCTCTACCCCGAGGGCCACTGgcttccccagcctcccacccgAGGTGGTCCCAGCTGCTGTCCACCAATACCCCCTGCCCAGACATTGGGCCCGCTGCAGGCCTGGGCCCGCTCAAAGGGCACACACGGCCGGACCCCAGATCCCAGTGTGGCCTGGTTCCCAGGATGGGGGAACCCCTCATCCTGCAGGACCTGGCTGCCCCTGCCCAGAGCCGGACTCGGGCTCCGTCCCAAGTTGCTATTCACCAGCTGCTGGCCTCTGTGCAACGCCTGGAGCGTGAGGCAGTCCGTCTCAGGTGCCAGGCATCCTGGGAACCCCCAGGCCCTGTGCAGCAGGAGTCCTGGACCAGAGCTGGCCAGATACTCCCTGctcacccccagcccagccagcctGTTCTTGCTTCCTGGGATGAGAGGAGGAAACATACCCAAGGTTTCAGGGAAACTGCAGGTTTCCCGGAAGCACCGGGGGTCCAGGATGGTCTCTCAGACTCTCAGGCAAGCAGCAAGTCTGCATCACTGGAGACTGCTTTGGAGATGCTTCCCGGGGTTGCCCTTGACCCTGAGCAAGGGGTCCTTCCTGCCCACCCTGTAAGACGAGGAGAGAAGTGCTCCCCAGGGACTACATACGgcaggggacagagggaggacCC TGCTCCCTCAAGGGCGGGCAGCAGGGAGGCCAGACTCTGCTCTTCAGCCTCGTCCAGTTCAGCCCGGGGCATCCTCCCTGGGCAGCAAGGAGGGGACAGGACCCCGTGGGAGCAGGTCGGCAGCGAAGAAGAGAGGCCGGCTTCCGGTCTGCCAGACACGGCCCCCGCGAGAAGTGCCCTGCAGGGAGAGGCCAGAGGG ACCTGTGAGGCTGTCCTGCATTCattcccctgcccccaggagctCTCCTGTCTGGGATTTCCAAGGCTAGCCCTCCATAGAGGGAAGTTCTCCCGGGGTGCAGCCAGCTCTCCTGCCGCAGCGTGGAGCATCACCCTCCATGCTGGAAAGGCGACGCGGGTGCTGCTGAGCCCCCAGCTCTCCCTGGGACTGGGGACCGGGCCCATCCCCTGGTCAGCCTGGTCTGTCCCCAGCCGGCAGTGGCTGTCCAGATGTTTCAGAGCGTGGCGGCACTGGGTGCAGAGGCGGCGGCCAGTGGCAGCGGCCATGGCGCTGGGCTGCCGGCAGCTGTTGCGCAGGGGCCTACGGGCGCCGCGGTGGACACTGTGGCTCCGGGAGGCCCAGCTGGCGGCGGCGTGGGGACAACACACGCAGGCCCTGCTGGCGCGGACCTTCCAAAAGGTTAGGGGCCTCCAGGTTGGACCGTGGGGGGGTGATGAAGTGCCCGTGTGTCTGGGGAGGAGGCTCTCCTGGGGCGCAG ATGCAGCCTGGGTGTCCCCACTGGACACCTGGTGCCAGAGGGCCTGGCTCTGCAG cggtgagtggcttgcccaaggcctCAGTGGTGTGTCTGGCACATGGCGGGAGGCTGTAGCTGCAGTCATTACAATGAGCACCTGCACTTTCTCTTGGCTCTCCAGGTGCTTTGGGGCCTGGCAGCGGTTCGCACAAGGGGGGACCCGGTACCGGGACCACATGGCCA CGCGGGCAGGGACCCTGAGGATGTGCCTGCAGCAGTGGGTGCAGACGAAGCAGCTCCAGGCCTCAGATGGGGCGAAGGTGACCCAGCTGTCCCTTTGTTGGCGGGAGGCAGGTGAGCGAGTGGCGGGCCGAGgggctccctctctctcccaccccagcaAACAGCGTCACTTAAGCTCCTTCTGCAGTCGCCCAGTTGATTTATGTATGCTCGTGGTGGGAGGTGATGGGATCGGGAGTTTTCTCGGGGATGCAGCCTGGCAGGCCTGGGAGGGTCCGGAGGGGTCCCTGGAGCAGCAGGCTTTG GCCCAGGCGCTGCCCCGGGAGCAAGGCCGGCGCTCCTTGCAGGAAGCTGGCCGGAAGCTGGGCGCTGCTCACCACCGGGCGCTGCTGCTCTGGAGGACGCAGCTCTCCCAGCGCCAGCGGGCGGAGCAGGTGTCC CATGGGGCCTGGCACCCTGTGGTGCCCAGCAGGCATGGGGCCGGGGGAGGTAGCCTAGGGACGCTGTCAGTGATAGAGCAGAGAGCTGTGGGGGACAGGGAGTG CTCCTTCTTCGAGGGCGTGCAGCAGCGGGCGCTGCGTCACAGCCTGAGGGGTTGGCGCCTGAGGGCGTGGGATCCGGGCAGCGCCAGGACCACCTTGGCCCCAGCGGTTCTGGGCGGTGTCCTGGGAGGAAAGGCCCTGCCGGGCTGCAGGACACCCCGCAGCTCCCTGGAGCAG GCTTCCCGGGCCCCCGCCCTCCTGGAGGTGTTCCGGGTGAGCTTTCTGTGGGCAGCTGGGCGGCAGCAGCAGGGGCGGCACCTTCTGCTCTGGCAGGCGCAAGCCCAGCAGTCCCGGGGCGTGGCAAGGTGGCATCAGCGCACCCTTCAGAGGCG GGTGGACACTCCCCTTCCCAACATCCTCCTTGGCTGGAGCCACTGGGCAACAGCCCAGGGGGCCAGGAGAGAGCTGGCTGCCTGCCGGGCCTGGAATCAGAGCTGCAGGGCCGTGCTGGGCCTGTGGCGGCAGCAGCTGGTGCACCAGCAGGAGACGGAACAGTGGGCCCGGG TGGGATGGGGACAGCAGCGACGTGCACTGGGCCACTGGCACTGCTGCTGGCAGA GACAGCAGCTCCTGCGTGAAAAGTACCAGCGGTGTGTGCGGGCCCGCCTCCAGGGCCTGCGCAGGGCCGTGTTCCGGGGCTGGCAGGAGGCAGCAGCTTGTCAGAGACCCACGGTGGCCGGTCCAGAGCAGCTCCTACTGCAGAG CCGCTTCCAGGCCTGGTGTGGAGTAGTGAGAGGCACAGGGATGCCCCGGGCCAAGGGTCCAGCCTTCCAGGATGGCCTGAGGAGATGGGCACCAGGGGCCACATTTGCCAGTGAAGCCCCAGAAGCTGCAGCCCGGCCTCAGGAGCAGCGCGTGGCCCAGGCCTCCTTCTCCTGCTGGAGAAGCCAAGAACAGGGACACCAGGTGGACAGCAAGCTGAGGAGGGCCGGGCCCAGCCGGCCTGCGTTGCAAG GTGACAGAGAGCCTCCCCTCGGCCCTGCCTCCCAGCTCCAGCTGCTGGGGCGAGGGTCAGCGCCCTACGGGGCCAGAAGGGGACCCAGCTCTGAGACCAAAGACCTCGAGGGCAAAGGCGAGGCCGAGCAAAG GGGTCGTGATGCCCTTTGCTGTCAGGACACACACCAGGGCCTCTCCCCTCAGGAGGAAGTACCTGCAGCGCTGGCGCCTTGAGGCACTGCTTCGCCGGCTCCGGGGTTCCCTGCAGGCC GCCCGGGCAGCTGCATGGCAGCGCTGG GATTCCAGGCCTTTGAAACACGGCACCAGCGTCTGGCAGCCAGGGGCCTGAGGGGCAGAGccag